One Perognathus longimembris pacificus isolate PPM17 chromosome 2, ASM2315922v1, whole genome shotgun sequence DNA segment encodes these proteins:
- the Tmed4 gene encoding transmembrane emp24 domain-containing protein 4: MAGAGVPLRPGMVRSALVLLVVYTAGAQGLYFHIGETEKRCFIEEIPDETMVIGNYRTQMWDKQKEVFLPSTPGLGMHVEVKDPDGKVVLSRQYGSEGRFTFTSHTPGDHQICLHSNSTRMALFAGGKLRVHLDIQVGEHANNYPEIAAKDKLTELQLRARQLLDQVEQIQKEQDYQRYREERFRLTSESTNQRVLWWSIAQTVILILTGIWQMRHLKSFFEAKKLV, from the exons ATGGCAGGTGCTGGCGTGCCCCTGCGGCCAGGGATGGTGCGATCGGCCCTAGTGTTGCTTGTGGTGTACACCGCCGGCGCCCAGGGGCTTTACTTCCACATCGGCGAGACCGAGAAGAGATGCTTCATCGAGGAGATCCCCGACGAGACCATGGTCATCG GCAACTATCGAACCCAGATGTGGGACAAGCAGAAGGAGGTCTTCCTGCCCTCGACCCCCGGCCTGGGCATGCACGTGGAGGTGAAGGACCCGGACGGCAAG GTGGTACTGTCCCGGCAGTACGGATCCGAGGGTCGCTTCACGTTCACCTCCCACACTCCCGGTGACCATCAGATTTGCCTGCACTCCAACTCCACTAGGATGGCTCTCTTCGCTGGGGGAAAACTG CGTGTGCACCTGGATATCCAGGTTGGGGAACATGCCAACAACTATCCTGAGATTGCTGCTAAGGATAAACTGACAGAGCTGCAGCTCCGTGCCCGCCAGTTGCTTGATCAAGTGGAACAGATCCAGAAAGAACAGGATTACCAGAGG TATCGTGAAGAGCGCTTTCGTCTGACCAGTGAGAGCACCAACCAGAGAGTCCTGTGGTGGTCCATTGCTCAGACCGTCATCCTCATCCTCACTGGTATCTGGCAGATGCGTCATCTCAAGAGCTTCTTTGAGGCCAAGAAGCTGGTATAA